CAGGTGAGGCTGGCGCGCATGGCGTTTGCCCCACCGAGGGCGCAAGCTAGCGCCAGCGCGGCAATGCCAAAGGTTGCCGAGGTGAGGTTGTCGCATGCGCGTACCCCGGCAGGACCAAGCAGCGTATCTACAACTTTTTGAGCTTCGGGAAAGGGCAGGTTGCGCAGCAGCAAGGTAAACGAGCCAACCAGAATAAGCGGCAAAACGATGAACAGTCCTCGCCGGATGGAGAGGAAGGCCGGGCGTCCGCTCAGGTCATCCAGCAGGCACAAAAGTGATTGGGCCAGGTTTCTGCTGTTCATATATTGGTTGTCGCTTGCAAACTCACCCTTGGGTCACAGGCGTGCCCTTGCAGCTGGGCTGCGGCAGCGCATGCTCTGTTTTGTAAAGCTGTCGTCGTGGGGGCACGCGAAGCCAATTCGTCGCATTCAGGCGCAACAATCAGAATCCGTTGGAAAATTACGGTGCGTGCTCAAACTATTAGCAGCCTATGTAATATCAGGAACCAAAACAATCAAGCTTGCAGACGCATAACACGAACAAATCTGTGCAATTATGAAATTGTTTTGGTTAATATAGGGGGGATTGCAACCTCAAATGGATTGCTTGGCGGGGTTCTGTTGCGTAGTTGTGATTAACTAATGGTTAATAATGTGCATTTTATATTAAAAAATTGTTTCACTTTTTATTTTATAAATTTATATGTCTAATGTGACATGAGAATGAATATGGAATGGTTCACCGCGCAACTGGCTTTTGCTGCTTAACTATTTTATTCCTGCCGGTCTTTTCGGGGTGTTTTATCAAGGGCGTAAACAATGCTGATAAGAAAAACAGTGCCAAAAAGCATAAATTGCGCGCCAAAAATCCAGAACACCAAAGGCACGGTAAAATAAAAGGCCCGCATACCCATGGAAAAATGGTTTGCCCCCATGTTGAGGTATTTTTTTGCCATGCAGCTGATCTGTGAGGTGTCTTCAGAAACGGTTTCTGCGCCCAGCATAAAGGCAACATGGGTGTATAGACGAAGCGAAGAAGTAAAACAGAAAAATGCCAGAAAAAAATTGAGCAGCAGGGCCAGAACCTTGAAGGCAAACATGTCGGAAGTCACAGAACCAAAAAAATTCAGCGAGTGCCATGTGTGGCGCACATTTTCGCCATTACCGGTCAGCGAAAGCACGCCTACGGCCAGCAGAACGCTGGTGGAGGCCATAAAGGTAGAGGCCATGGTGGCATTGCGCAGGGTTTGTACAGCGAGAATAGCGTTCTTTTTTTCAAGTACCGAGGCAACCCACTGAACCCTTGCGGTGCTGGAAATGCCGTGAATGGTGAAGCCAGGATCGACCGCTTCCTTGTGACGAATGTAGAAATTGTATGCTGCATAGAGGGCCACAGACAGACAGAAAAACAGCAGGTCAAACGTATACATGAGCCCTCCATTGGCGCGGGTGATAATTTGCGCCTTATTGGCATATACTACTGTTGCCGCCGGTGAGGCAACAGCAATCCCCGCGTGGTGGAGGCACAAGAATTGCCGGATGCAGATTTGCTGCATGCCGTGCAGACCTTGCTGCAATCAGGCTTTCAGCCCTTTTTCCAGACGTTTTACGCACTCCGTAATGTCTCCAAGCTTGAAGGGTTTGGCCACAAAATCAAATGCCCCCTTTCGGAACGATTCCTTGGCCGTATCGAGCGTGGCAAACCCGGTTATGACCACAATGCGCGCCTGCGGCAGTAGCTGGCGGGCGCGTTCAAGTACCTGAAAGCCGTCGGCTCCTTCCATCTTGAGGTCGGTTATCACAACATCAAAGGCTTTTTCGGTCATGCGCAGCAAGGCCGCCGCGCTGTCGGTGAAGGTTTCCACTTCGTACCCGGCTTTTTGAAAGGCCGGTTTTAGCCGTTTGCAGACAATGGGTTCGTCATCAAGCACCAGTATGCGCAGTGCTGTCATGGTTTTCTCCCGTGTGGCTGCCGTGGTCGGCAGTGGCTATGGATTCGATGGCCTCAATAAAGGCCAGCGCGTGTTGTGTAATCTGTTCGTCATTGCTCATGCGCGCGTCAAGCTGGCGGGCATAGGCCACAAGGCCGCCCAGCATGTGCATGCGAACAAGCATGCGCGACGCGGAAAGTTTTTTTATTCTGCCCACCACCAGATCGCCGTGAACCTCAACCCTGAAATCAAACCTGTCCAGCACATCGGCCACAAAACGCGCCCTTCGCGAGCGCCGCACCAGTTCGGTAACGCCGCCAAGAAAGCGAAAATAGATATAGTTGTCGTTGATCTGGTCAGAAATGTAGGCATCAATGGTATTGTAGTGGTAGCCCAGCCGCATGTTTACGTTCATGTAGTCGCGCAGGGCCACCGCCAGGTTACGGCCCACCCTGTCTGGCCCCGCCTGCGAGGCTGTGAATGTGCGGGTAAAGCTGGACATGAAGCTGCCAAGATCAACAGGAACCGGGTCCGTATCCCACATGCCGGACATTTCCAGCCCG
The Desulfovibrio sp. DNA segment above includes these coding regions:
- a CDS encoding response regulator, giving the protein MTALRILVLDDEPIVCKRLKPAFQKAGYEVETFTDSAAALLRMTEKAFDVVITDLKMEGADGFQVLERARQLLPQARIVVITGFATLDTAKESFRKGAFDFVAKPFKLGDITECVKRLEKGLKA
- a CDS encoding DUF599 domain-containing protein, producing the protein MYTFDLLFFCLSVALYAAYNFYIRHKEAVDPGFTIHGISSTARVQWVASVLEKKNAILAVQTLRNATMASTFMASTSVLLAVGVLSLTGNGENVRHTWHSLNFFGSVTSDMFAFKVLALLLNFFLAFFCFTSSLRLYTHVAFMLGAETVSEDTSQISCMAKKYLNMGANHFSMGMRAFYFTVPLVFWIFGAQFMLFGTVFLISIVYALDKTPRKDRQE